From one Solanum stenotomum isolate F172 chromosome 12, ASM1918654v1, whole genome shotgun sequence genomic stretch:
- the LOC125847298 gene encoding uncharacterized mitochondrial protein AtMg00810-like, with protein sequence MCAHEGKDLEDVTMYRQLVGSLIYLTQTRPNISFAVGVMSRYMHKPKKRHMEVVRRILRYVKSTISYGLVYKKGEEYKLVSYCDSDYAGDHDTRHSTTGFVFKLGAGAISW encoded by the coding sequence ATGTGTGCACATGAAGGAAAAGATTTAGAAGATGTGACGATGTATCGGCAATTGGTAGGTAGTCTGATTTATCTAACTCAGACTAGGCCTAATATTTCTTTTGCAGTTGGTGTGATGAGTCGCTACATGCACAAGCCAAAGAAGCGCCATATGGAGGTTGTTCGGCGAATTCTAAGATATGTGAAAAGTACAATTAGTTATGGCCTAGTGTATAAGAAAGGTGAAGAATACAAGTTGGTTAGTTACTGTGACTCGGACTATGCAGGAGACCATGACACTCGTCACTCAACTACTGGCTTCGTGTTTAAGCTTGGAGCTGGAGCAATTTCTTGGTGA